Proteins from one Megalops cyprinoides isolate fMegCyp1 chromosome 11, fMegCyp1.pri, whole genome shotgun sequence genomic window:
- the fundc1 gene encoding FUN14 domain-containing protein 1, with amino-acid sequence MAERREDQESDDDTYEVVDLTDYARRHQWWSRVFGNNSGPIAEKYSVATQIMMGGVTGWCAGYLFQRVGKIAATAVGGGFLLLQIANHSGYVQVDWKKVEKDVNKAKKHLKKKANKAAPEINSFIEESTEFVKRNIVLSSGFVGGFLLGLAS; translated from the exons ATGGCGGAGCGTAGAGAAG ATCAAGAGAGTGATGATGACACATATGAAGTAGTCGACCTGACCGACTATGCCAGGCGCCATCAGTGGTGGAGCCGTGTGTTCGGGAACAACTCAGGGCCAATTGCAGAGAAGTACTCGGTGGCCACCCAAATCATGATGGGTGGAGTGACTGGCTG GTGTGCTGGATATCTCTTTCAGAGGGTTGGGAAGATTGCAGCCACAGCTGTTGGTGGAGGATTTCTTTTATTGCAG ATTGCAAATCACAGTGGATATGTGCAAGTTGACTGGAAGAAAGTTGAAAAGGATGTGAATAAAGcaaagaaacatctgaagaagAAAGCTAACAAAGCAGCACCTGAAATAAACTCATTTATTGAAGAG TCTACAGAGTTTGTAAAGAGAAACATTGTCCTCTCCAGTGGATTTGTGGGCGGTTTCTTGCTTGGACTGGCATCCTAA